The Dysidea avara chromosome 13, odDysAvar1.4, whole genome shotgun sequence genome includes a region encoding these proteins:
- the LOC136242508 gene encoding protein O-GlcNAcase-like isoform X2, whose amino-acid sequence MNSQSQTLYAGVVEGFYGRPWTFKQRCDLFERMARWGLNTYLYAPKDDDKHRAYWRELYSLEEADEISTLIKECTSQGLRFIYGIAPGLNITFSNERDAKYLRDKLDQIGSLGCKHFAILFDDIDFDLCGEDAAMFGSFANAQVTVTNDLYAYLKEPDFFLFCPTEYCSSLAEPSVKESPYLEQIGTDLHPKIEVLWTGPRVISKEISVESIKEITEVIKRPPVIWDNLHANDYDQRRLFLGPYSGRSPEVLPLIHGVLTNPNCEYHANYMAISTMIQWCKGLPSVSDEDALDDSASTKDESEPLDGVHSMKPVWESTLRDWLKDFNQSVQRTDKKPANPPVSSKTVPTSSDVPISHPDSNAHDGRVEGDSINSRNDNDASNDEDDKDSAMQQSPAADVLDGTKVTSKSSEVFGFDDLKLLVDLFHLPHKHGEQARRLLMDFDWLKYHAPGHRALDIHRKRQEELMEDSGKEKESTATAATADGDSHELHKVPEWLARAESFHQQCKAVCKMFARLTGIPNRPLLYDIYQYIWDAKETCMLLDSYISWLEAGGYEVRKEGYLPATVEPFVFKGGITAEMQRLLPTMDSPKDLYSMQKAPCPSPLIFTIRPYRPEDKALAYRVCLETGDSGADGTKLFPHYPNLLGDRYVGPYVTLSQELSFVLEDDEGVCGYVLAALDSRQFYKQFKEKWTPSVIGDYPSGDEGLTPEEKDVLGNLRQSEFFLPAELYDYYPSHLHIDLMKRAQGKGTGGRMIRCVLSALKAKGSCGVHLEMSINNSRALKFYLKLGFVTLDFAYDSTADDVLILGRTL is encoded by the exons ATGAATTCGCAGTCGCAGACCTTATATGCCGGTGTAGTGGAAG GTTTCTATGGAAGACCGTGGACATTTAAGCAGAGATGTGACCTCTTTGAACG AATGGCGCGCTGGGGTTTGAATACGTACCTGTATGCGCCCAAAGATGACGACAAACATAGAGCATATTGGAGGGAACTGTATTCATTGGAGGAAGCTG ATGAGATATCCACTCTTATAAAGGAGTGTACGTCACAAGGTCTACGCTTCATCTATGGGATAGCTCCCGGTCTCAACATCACATTTTCCAATGAGAGAGATGCTAAATACTTGAGGGACAAGCTAGACCAG ATTGGCTCTCTGGGCTGCAAGCATTTTGCAATATTATTTGATGATATTGACTTTGACTTATGTGGAGAGGACGCTGCCATGTTTGGATCATTTGCCAATGCTCAAGTCACTGTCACTAACGATCTCTATGCTTATTTGAAGGAACCAGACTTCTTTCTTTTCTGTCCCACAG AGTACTGTAGTAGCCTGGCTGAGCCCAGTGTGAAGGAGTCACCTTACTTGGAACAAATAGGAACTGATTTACACCCAAAAATTGAAGTACTCTGGACAG GTCCTAGGGTTATTTCTAAAGAAATCTCGGTAGAATCAATCAAGGAGATCACAGAGGTCATTAAGCGTCCTCCAGTAATATGGGACAATCTTCATGCTAATGATTATGATCAACGTCGTCTCTTCCTTGGTCCTTACTCAGGCCGGTCACCTGAGGTACTGCCCCTCATTCATGGAGTGCTGACCAACCCCAACTGTGAATACCACGCTAACTACATGGCCATCTCAACCATGATACAGTGGTGTAAGGGACTACCTTCTGTGTCTGATGAGGATGCCTTAGATGACAGTGCTTCAACTAAGGATGAGTCTGAGCCTTTGGATGGTGTGCACAGCATGAAACCTGTCTGGGAATCCACATTGAGGGATTGGTTGAAGGATTTCAACCAATCAGTGCAAAGAACTGACAAGAAGCCTGCCAATCCTCCAGTCAGCAGTAAAACAGTGCCGACCAGTTCTGATGTACCCATCAGTCATCCTGACAGCAATGCACACGATGGGAGAGTGGAAG GTGATAGCATCAATTCTCGCAATGACAATGACGCAAGCAATGATGAGGATGACAAGGATAGTGCCATGCAACAGTCACCCGCAGCAGATGTACTGGATGGAACCAAAGTCACTTCCAAATCGTCTGAGGTTTTTGGTTTTGATGATCTGAAGTTGTTGGTAGATTTGTTCCACTTGCCACACAAACATGGAGAACAGGCTAGGCGTCTACTGATGGATTTTGACTGGCTTAAGTACCATGCCCCGGGACACCGAGCACTCGACATACACCGCAAGCGTCAAGAAGAGTTGATGGAGGATAGTGGCAAAGAGAAAGAATCCACAGCAACAGCAGCTACAGCTGATGGAGACAGTCACGAACTCCATAAG GTTCCTGAGTGGCTGGCAAGGGCAGAAAGTTTTCACCAACAGTGCAAAGCTGTGTGTAAAATGTTTGCACGTCTGACGGGAATTCCCAACAGACCATTACTCTATGACATCTACCAGTACATATGGGATGCCAAAGAGACCTGTATGTTGTTGGATTCCTATATATCATGGCTAG AGGCTGGTGGCTATGAAGTTAGAAAGGAGGGCTATCTTCCAGCTACAGTTGAACCTTTTGTCTTTAAGGGTGGCATTACTGCTGAGATGCAG CGACTGTTGCCGACCATGGACAGCCCAAAGGACTTGTACTCCATGCAGAAGGCCCCCTGTCCTTCACCACTTATTTTTACTATCCGTCCATATCGGCCAGAAGACAAG GCTTTGGCCTATCGAGTGTGTTTGGAGACTGGTGATAGCGGTGCTGATGGTACTAAGCTGTTTCCTCACTATCCTAACCTGTTGGGAGACAG GTATGTAGGCCCGTATGTTACACTAAGCCAAGAGTTGTCATTTGTGCTTGAAGACGATGAGGGTGTATGTGGTTATGTACTGGCTGCCCTTGATTCTCGCCAATTTTACAAGCAATTCAAGGAAAAATGGACTCCATCGGTAATCGGGGATTATCCCTCTGGTGATGAGGGGCTTACCCCAGAAGAAAAG GATGTTCTTGGTAACCTGCGTCAGTCAGAATTCTTTCTACCAGCAGAGTTATATGATTACTATCCATCCCATCTTCACATTGACCTCATGAAGAGGGCACAGGGTAAAGGCACTGGTGGTAGAATGATCCGTTGTGTTTTGTCTGCCCTCAAAGCTAAAG GTTCATGTGGTGTTCATTTGGAAATGAGTATTAACAACTCTCGGGCCCTCAAATTCTACCTCAAACTTGGTTTTGTGACACTGGACTTTGCCTATGATAGTACTGCTGATGATGTTCTTATTTTAGGAAGAACTTTATGA
- the LOC136242508 gene encoding protein O-GlcNAcase-like isoform X1, producing MNSQSQTLYAGVVEGFYGRPWTFKQRCDLFERMARWGLNTYLYAPKDDDKHRAYWRELYSLEEADEISTLIKECTSQGLRFIYGIAPGLNITFSNERDAKYLRDKLDQIGSLGCKHFAILFDDIDFDLCGEDAAMFGSFANAQVTVTNDLYAYLKEPDFFLFCPTEYCSSLAEPSVKESPYLEQIGTDLHPKIEVLWTGPRVISKEISVESIKEITEVIKRPPVIWDNLHANDYDQRRLFLGPYSGRSPEVLPLIHGVLTNPNCEYHANYMAISTMIQWCKGLPSVSDEDALDDSASTKDESEPLDGVHSMKPVWESTLRDWLKDFNQSVQRTDKKPANPPVSSKTVPTSSDVPISHPDSNAHDGRVEGMDNKGHTTPDSDSGDSINSRNDNDASNDEDDKDSAMQQSPAADVLDGTKVTSKSSEVFGFDDLKLLVDLFHLPHKHGEQARRLLMDFDWLKYHAPGHRALDIHRKRQEELMEDSGKEKESTATAATADGDSHELHKVPEWLARAESFHQQCKAVCKMFARLTGIPNRPLLYDIYQYIWDAKETCMLLDSYISWLEAGGYEVRKEGYLPATVEPFVFKGGITAEMQRLLPTMDSPKDLYSMQKAPCPSPLIFTIRPYRPEDKALAYRVCLETGDSGADGTKLFPHYPNLLGDRYVGPYVTLSQELSFVLEDDEGVCGYVLAALDSRQFYKQFKEKWTPSVIGDYPSGDEGLTPEEKDVLGNLRQSEFFLPAELYDYYPSHLHIDLMKRAQGKGTGGRMIRCVLSALKAKGSCGVHLEMSINNSRALKFYLKLGFVTLDFAYDSTADDVLILGRTL from the exons ATGAATTCGCAGTCGCAGACCTTATATGCCGGTGTAGTGGAAG GTTTCTATGGAAGACCGTGGACATTTAAGCAGAGATGTGACCTCTTTGAACG AATGGCGCGCTGGGGTTTGAATACGTACCTGTATGCGCCCAAAGATGACGACAAACATAGAGCATATTGGAGGGAACTGTATTCATTGGAGGAAGCTG ATGAGATATCCACTCTTATAAAGGAGTGTACGTCACAAGGTCTACGCTTCATCTATGGGATAGCTCCCGGTCTCAACATCACATTTTCCAATGAGAGAGATGCTAAATACTTGAGGGACAAGCTAGACCAG ATTGGCTCTCTGGGCTGCAAGCATTTTGCAATATTATTTGATGATATTGACTTTGACTTATGTGGAGAGGACGCTGCCATGTTTGGATCATTTGCCAATGCTCAAGTCACTGTCACTAACGATCTCTATGCTTATTTGAAGGAACCAGACTTCTTTCTTTTCTGTCCCACAG AGTACTGTAGTAGCCTGGCTGAGCCCAGTGTGAAGGAGTCACCTTACTTGGAACAAATAGGAACTGATTTACACCCAAAAATTGAAGTACTCTGGACAG GTCCTAGGGTTATTTCTAAAGAAATCTCGGTAGAATCAATCAAGGAGATCACAGAGGTCATTAAGCGTCCTCCAGTAATATGGGACAATCTTCATGCTAATGATTATGATCAACGTCGTCTCTTCCTTGGTCCTTACTCAGGCCGGTCACCTGAGGTACTGCCCCTCATTCATGGAGTGCTGACCAACCCCAACTGTGAATACCACGCTAACTACATGGCCATCTCAACCATGATACAGTGGTGTAAGGGACTACCTTCTGTGTCTGATGAGGATGCCTTAGATGACAGTGCTTCAACTAAGGATGAGTCTGAGCCTTTGGATGGTGTGCACAGCATGAAACCTGTCTGGGAATCCACATTGAGGGATTGGTTGAAGGATTTCAACCAATCAGTGCAAAGAACTGACAAGAAGCCTGCCAATCCTCCAGTCAGCAGTAAAACAGTGCCGACCAGTTCTGATGTACCCATCAGTCATCCTGACAGCAATGCACACGATGGGAGAGTGGAAGGTATGGACAACAAGGGTCACACTACTCCAGATTCTGATTCAGGTGATAGCATCAATTCTCGCAATGACAATGACGCAAGCAATGATGAGGATGACAAGGATAGTGCCATGCAACAGTCACCCGCAGCAGATGTACTGGATGGAACCAAAGTCACTTCCAAATCGTCTGAGGTTTTTGGTTTTGATGATCTGAAGTTGTTGGTAGATTTGTTCCACTTGCCACACAAACATGGAGAACAGGCTAGGCGTCTACTGATGGATTTTGACTGGCTTAAGTACCATGCCCCGGGACACCGAGCACTCGACATACACCGCAAGCGTCAAGAAGAGTTGATGGAGGATAGTGGCAAAGAGAAAGAATCCACAGCAACAGCAGCTACAGCTGATGGAGACAGTCACGAACTCCATAAG GTTCCTGAGTGGCTGGCAAGGGCAGAAAGTTTTCACCAACAGTGCAAAGCTGTGTGTAAAATGTTTGCACGTCTGACGGGAATTCCCAACAGACCATTACTCTATGACATCTACCAGTACATATGGGATGCCAAAGAGACCTGTATGTTGTTGGATTCCTATATATCATGGCTAG AGGCTGGTGGCTATGAAGTTAGAAAGGAGGGCTATCTTCCAGCTACAGTTGAACCTTTTGTCTTTAAGGGTGGCATTACTGCTGAGATGCAG CGACTGTTGCCGACCATGGACAGCCCAAAGGACTTGTACTCCATGCAGAAGGCCCCCTGTCCTTCACCACTTATTTTTACTATCCGTCCATATCGGCCAGAAGACAAG GCTTTGGCCTATCGAGTGTGTTTGGAGACTGGTGATAGCGGTGCTGATGGTACTAAGCTGTTTCCTCACTATCCTAACCTGTTGGGAGACAG GTATGTAGGCCCGTATGTTACACTAAGCCAAGAGTTGTCATTTGTGCTTGAAGACGATGAGGGTGTATGTGGTTATGTACTGGCTGCCCTTGATTCTCGCCAATTTTACAAGCAATTCAAGGAAAAATGGACTCCATCGGTAATCGGGGATTATCCCTCTGGTGATGAGGGGCTTACCCCAGAAGAAAAG GATGTTCTTGGTAACCTGCGTCAGTCAGAATTCTTTCTACCAGCAGAGTTATATGATTACTATCCATCCCATCTTCACATTGACCTCATGAAGAGGGCACAGGGTAAAGGCACTGGTGGTAGAATGATCCGTTGTGTTTTGTCTGCCCTCAAAGCTAAAG GTTCATGTGGTGTTCATTTGGAAATGAGTATTAACAACTCTCGGGCCCTCAAATTCTACCTCAAACTTGGTTTTGTGACACTGGACTTTGCCTATGATAGTACTGCTGATGATGTTCTTATTTTAGGAAGAACTTTATGA